ATGCGAAGGCGCAGCACGGCTTCCCGGCCTTCGGCCTTGAACTGGGCAAGCTGTTCCTCGGTCAGGTGGCGGTCGAAGCCGTCATAGCCAAGTTTGGGGTCGCGGCCAGCTGCCCGGTGGCGGGCTTCGATCTCGTCCGGCGTGGAGTAGGACTCGTAGACGTGTCCCCCGGCCTTGAGCTTGGCGATGACGTCCTGGTAGATGTCTCCGCGCTGTGACTGGCGATACGGCTCGTGCGGCCCGCCTACCTCGACGCCCTCATCCCAGTCGATGCCGAGCCACTTGAGGGCATCCAGCAGCTGGTGGTAGCTCTCCTCGCTGTCGCGGGCAGAGTCGGTGTCCTCGATGCGGAAGATCAGCTTGCCACCGGTGTGGCGCGCATAGGCCCAGTTGAACAGAGCGGTGCGGATCAGGCCAACGTGCGGCGTTCCCGTAGGCGACGGGCAGAAACGGACGCGGACTGGAGTCTCGGCGTTGACGGCAGGGATGGCGCTCGAGGCAGCGCTGGACGCAGAAGCAGTAGTCATAGTGCTTCAACTTTACCGCTTGATATAGGCCCTGTTCCCCGCAGGAAGGGCCCGACGACGGCCCGCGCCTTCCGTGCGAAAGGCTCGTGCCGCCGTCGGGCTTATGCTCGGCTCCTGCCGCTAGCGGCGAACCACAGGGTTGGACAAACGCCCGATGCCTTCGATCTCCACTTCGAAGCGGTCGCCCTCGCTTACCAGGCCGACACCGGCCGGGGTTCCCGTCATGATGACGTCGCCCGGAAGCAGGGTGAACGCGTGCGAAACAATCGAGACGAGCTCGCGCACGCCCCGGATCATCTGGCTGGTGCTGCCGTCCTGTCGGAGTTCGCCGTTGAGCCGGCCCTTGATAGACAAGTCCTCGTGGTCGAGATCGGTTTCGATCCACGGGCCCAGCGGAGCGGAGGTGTCAAAGCCCTTGGCACGGGCCCACTGAAGATCCGTTTTCTGGACGTCCCGGGCAGTGAGGTCGTTTCCGCAGGTGTAACCAAAAATGACGTCGTCAGCACGTTCCTCAGGGACGTCCTTGCAGATACGCCCGATGATGACGCAAAGCTCCGCTTCGAAGGAGACTTCATCGGAGAACTCCGGGAGGACGATCGGATCGTTTGGCCCGATGACCGAGGTGTTCGGCTTGAGGAAGAGCAATGGATGCTGCGGAACCTCGTTGCCCAGCTCAGCAGCATGCTCGGCAAAGTTACGTCCAACGCCGATCACCTTGCTCCGCGGAATGATCGGCGCAAGGAGCCGCACATCCTCAAGCTTGTGCTTCGTGTGGGTACGTTCGACGCCATTGAAGAAGGGGTCGCCGTTGATGACAGTGATTTCCTCACTGCCGGGCTCGCCTTCAACAACGCCATAAAGGGGATCAGAATCAACTACAAACCGGGCGATACGCATGGGCTCAAGCCTACCGTCCAGCGCTTGGGCGTTTGCCCGCTAGCTTCGAAGGTAATCCAACTGCGCCGCAACCGAAGTCTCAGCCGCCCATCTGACGGAAGGGTCGACGTCGGGATACACCGCATCCGTGACTGCGGCAATCGGCGCGTCCTGGCCGAGCTGTGCAAGGGCAGCCCGGATCTGGTCGAGCCGCTGGTGGCGATGTTCGCGGTACTCGCGGCATTTCGCGTCCAAGGCAGCGAGCACCGGGCCATGGGCGGGAAGGAGCGTAGCCGGGCCCAGCGATTCGAGTCGGTCCAGACTGGCGAGGTAATCGCCCAAGCGGCCATCGGGGTAGTCCAGCACCGTGGTGCCGCGGCCCAGGATGGTGTCACCGGTGAGGACGGAGCCGGCGGGACCGTCTGCGGGGAGATGGAAGCAGAGGGAATCCGATGTGTGGCCAGGCGTTGCCAGGACACGGATCTCCACTCCGCCGGCGTGGAGGACTTCGCCGTCCACGAGGGGATCTCCGCCGTGGCAGTACTCCGCGGCAGCAGCCCTGACCGGAGCACCTGTCAGTTCATGGAACCTGGCTGACGCGGCTGTGTGGTCAGCGTGCCGGTGCGTAATAAGCACGACGTCCACCGCGCCTGACGCTGCCAGCTCGGCCAAGTGCCCTTCGTCTTCCGGGCCAGGATCCACCACCGCAACGTGGCCGGAATCGGCGGTGCCGATGACGTACGAGTTGGTGCCATCCAGGCTCATCGGGCCGGGATTTGGTGCCAGCCGGAAGCGGGTGAGGCCGCTGCTCCGTTGCAGCGCAGAGGTGCCGGCACGTGAAGAGGTGTAGTCGCCTGCAGGTGAGTCGTTGGAAGTCTCCATTGATTCTGAAGTCACCGTCCCATCTTGCACTACTTCCGATCCTCTCTCACATCCGTGGCCTTTTCCGGCGATGTTCTCTCACATCGGAACCGTTTTCCACCGATGCTCCGTCAGTTCGAATTCGACGGCGGCCTGCGCCTTTGATGTCCCCATATCAGGATGTGAGAGAAGATCCCGGTGGGACGGTCAGCATGTGAGAGAACATCCCGGTGGAACGGTCAGGATGTGAGAGAACATCGGGCTATGACGACGGCGGCCCTTCCGCTTGTCACCAAGCAGAAGGGCCGCCGTCGTTCGCTTAAGTTGCGTCCCGGACTAAACCAGGCGCGTCAGCCAGCCGTGGGTGTCCTCCACTGTGCCGGTCTGGATCCCCAGGAGTTGCTGGCGGATGGCCATAGTGGTTTCGCCAGCCTTTGCGTCCTCAGATCCGATGAATTCCGTGGCGTCCTTGAGGACACCGATCGGGGTGATCACTGCTGCCGTACCGCAAGCGAAGACTTCAACAATGTCGCCTGAAGCTACCCCATCGCGCCACTCATCGAGCGTGATCTTGCGCTCGGAAACCTCGCGGTCCATGTCCTTGGCAACCTGGATCACGGAAGAACGGGTCACACCTTCCAGGATGGTGCCGGTCAGTGCGGGAGTAACCAGCGAGCCGTCCTTCATGACGAAGAAGACGTTCATACCGCCGAGTTCTTCCACGGCGTCGTCGTTGAAGTGGTCCAGGAAAAGTACCTGCTTGCAGCCGTTGGCCTCAGCTTCCTGCTGGGCAATGAGCGAGGCGGCGTAGTTGCCACCGCACTTGGCTGCACCTGTTCCACCGCGGCCCGCGCGTGCATACTCACGGGAAATCCAGATGGAAACGGGCTTCAGTTCGCCACCGAAGTAGTTACCGGCGGGAGAGGCAATGACACGGAAGGATACTTCCCGGGCCGCCCGCACACCGAGGAAGGCCTCGGTGGCGATCATGAAGGGGCGCAGATACAGGGCTTCACCGTCGCCGGAAGGAACCCATTCCTTGTCAGCCTGCACGAGCTCGCGGATTGCACCCAGGAAGTATTCCTCGGGCAGTTCCGGGAGAGCCAGGCGGCGGGCCGATTTGTTCAGGCGTGTAGCGTTCGCTTCCGGCCGGAAGGTCCACACGGAACCGTCGGCGTGGCGGTATGCCTTAAGGCCCTCAAAGATCTCCTGGCCATAGTGCAGCACTGCAGCCGAGGGATCCAGGGAGATAGGTCCGTAGGGCTCGATCCGGGCGTTCTGCCAACCGCCATTGCCATCGGCGTCAACTTTGTAGTCGACGACGGCGGTGTGGTCGGTGAAGTAATCGCCAAAGCCCGGGTTCGCCAGGACGGCTGCACGCTCCTCAGCAGACTTCGGGGTTTCCGAAAGCTGCTGGCTGAATTCGACGCCGTGGGCAGTCTGAGTCATGTTTCCTCCACAGTCAGCTACCTGGTGGCGCGAAACGGGTCCCGGAGGAAGCGGTTCGGCGGTGGACCAGGGAAGCAGGTAAATAATTCAACACAAGCTTACGCCTGACAAATGGGCCTAAAGTGCGGCCGCAATGGCATCGCCGATCGCCGCAGTAGTGCGCGGCTCGCCGGTGCGGCTTTCGACGTCGGCGACGACTGCCGCCTCGATCTTACGGGCCGCCGTGGTGTAGCCAAGGTGGTCCAGGAGGAGCACTGCGGAGAGGATGGCCGCGGTGGGATCGGCTTTTTGCTGTCCGGCGATATCCGGTGCTGAGCCGTGAACGGGTTCGAACATGGACGGTGCTGTGCGGTCCATGTTGATGTTGCCCGATGCCGCCAAGCCGATGCCGCCCGTAACGGCAGCTGCGAGGTCGGTCAGGATGTCGCCGAAAAGGTTGTCGGTGACGATGACATCGAAGCGCGAGGGATCGGTAACCATGAAGATGGTTGCAGCATCGATGTGCAGGTAGTCGTGCGTGACCTCGGGGAATTCGCTGGCCACAGCTTCAACGGTGCGCTTCCACAAGTGTCCGGCGAAGACCAGGACGTTGTGCTTGTGGACAAGGGTGACGTGCTTGCGGGGACGTTCGCTGGCGCGGCGGAATGCATCCCGGACCACGCGCTCCACGCCGTGTGCAGTGTTAAGGGAGACTTCCGTGGCAACCTCATGCGGCGTGCCACCGCGCAGGGTGCCGCCGTTGCCGACGTAGGGACCTTCGGTGCCTTCGCGGACAACAATGAAATCGATGATGCCGGGGTTTGCCAGTGGGCTCCCGACGGTTCCGTACAAGCGTGACGGCCGCAGGTTCACGTAGTGGTCCAGGCTGAAGCGGAGCTTGAGCAGCATCTCGCGCTCGATGATGCCGGAGGGAATCCTGGTGTCACCCGGAGCGGCTCCCACTGCACCAAAGAGAATGGCATCACGCGTGCGGAGGTCTGCGAGGACCTCGTCCGGCAGGGTCTCGCCCGTCTCAAGCCAGTGCTGGGCACCGAGCTTGTAGTGGGTCTGCTCAAGGGCTACACCTTCTGCGGCGACAGCCTTTTCGAGGACCTTGACGGCTTCGGCGATGACCTCGGGGCCAATGCCGTCGCCGGGGATGACAGCGAGATTGATGGACGATGCACTCATAGGTCTATCTAGCCAAGCAATCCACATGCTGGTCAAAATCGTCTCACTCCTCGAACATTCTAGTGGAGCGAATCAGACCAGGGCATGACGCCCGGGCCCATAGCCAGCACATAGAGTCTTACCGTGGATAGAAGGCACGAGATATACGAATGGTTCCGGATCAACCGCTTCAAGGTAGACATGACGGCCATGTGCTTGCTGGTCCTCTTGTTCGGACCTGTCTATCTTGTGGCCGACCGCCCCTTGCTCTTTTTCATCTCCTGCGGCCTGCTGTTGCCCCTGGCGTGGCGACGCACGCGTCCCGTGGTCGCGGCCGCCGTCGTGGTTTTGGTGTGTCTGATCCAGTGGTCGGTTGGCGCGGAGCCCGTGGCCGGCCAGATCGCGGTTCCCCTGGTCATCTATGCCACCGCTGCCTATGGACCGGCATGGGCGAGCCGGACGGTCCTGCTGCTTGGTTTGCTGGGCGGCGTCATGCTCACCACGCGCGAATACTCGAGCCCCGCGGAGTCCGGCATCATGGGCCTAACGATCGGGGCCCTCTACACAGTCCTCATCTGGATGCTGGTGCTGGTCAGTTGGACGCTGGGCGACCTTACCCGAGTACGGCGGCTCCAGCTCCAGGCCCTTGAGGACCGAACCCGACGCCTTGAAATCGAGCAGCAACAAGAGCGCCAATTGGCCGCAGCTGATGAACGCTCCCATATTGCTCGGGAAATGCACGACATCGTGGCGCATTCCCTGTCCGTCATCATCACCCAGGCCGATGGTGCCCGGTACGCTGCCGCCGCAAAGCCGGAACTGGCCACCGAAGCGCTGGCCACGATCGCTGCGACGGGCCGGGATTCCCTCGGTGAGATGCGACGGCTGCTCGGCGTGCTGCGCTCGGACCAGGAGGCGCCGACAAGGCCCCAACCGAGGCTTTCCGATCTTGATGAACTCCTTCTGGGCTTCCGCGCTGCCCGGCTCAAAGTCTCCTTCGAACAACTCGGCACGCCTCGCCGGGCACTGCCGGCAGGTGCCGAACTCACGGCCTACCGGATCATTCAGGAAGCCCTCACCAATGTCGTGAAGCATGCCGGACCCCAAGCGGATGCGAGTGTGATTCTCACATGGCAGAGTCGCGGTTTAGAGCTGAACATCGCCGACGACGGTCGCGGCGCCGCCGCTGATCCGCCCACCTCGGGTGGGGGAAACGGCCTCCGGGGCATGGCCGAGCGCATCTCGCTCTACGATGGTTCCTTGACCGCAGGCCCTTTGCAGGGCGGCGGTTTCCGTGTGTCCGCTTTCATTCCCTATTCGGAGGCCTAAGCCATGCTTGAACACCCCGCACCCATCAGGGTGGTGCTCGTCGATGACCAGCACTTGGTCCGCTCGGGGTTCGGCATGCTGATCAATTCCCAACCCGATCTCCAGGTGGTGGCAGAGGCAGGCAACGGAATCGAGGCAGTCCAGGCCCTCAGTGCCACCACGGCGGATGTGGTCCTGATGGATGTGCGCATGCCGGGCATGGACGGCATTGAAGCCACGAGACGCATTTTGGAACAGGCAGCCGGCCAGCCGTCGGGCTCCCAGCGGGCGGAGGTCAAAATTGTGGTCCTCACCACCTTCGACCTTGACGAATATGCTTTGGCTGCGATCCAAGCAGGCGCCAGCGGGTTCCTGCTCAAAGACGCTCCGCCGGAGGAATTGCTGGAGGCCATCCGGACGGTCTACCGTGGCGACGCGGTGATCGCCCCATCCACCACGCGCAGGTTGTTGGACCATGTGGCTCCGCTGCTGAGAAAGCAAACGTCGGAACAAAGCGGGCACGCGGCCGCAGTGGAACGCCTCACCGCTCGTGAACGCGAGGTTTTCCAACTGATCGCCCAGGGCCAGTCCAATCCGGAAATAGCCGCAGGATTGTTTCTGTCAGAGGCGACGGTGAAGACCCACGTGGGCCACATTCTGGCCAAGCTTGGAGCCCGGGACCGCGTGCAGGTGGTGGTCATCGCCTATGAGACAGGCGTGGTCGCCCCCGGAAGCTAGCGCATCGCTTTAAGCCTCGGTCTCAAACCACAGTATGAGTTGACCGTGCCTGGAATGCGTCCCTGGCCCGATCCAGCAGCGCATCCCGGCACATAGCGTGAAAACATGACAACTTTCACGCCCCTCCCCCACAAAACAGGCAACGGCCGTCCCGCTGAATCCGATGCAGCCAGGCCACGCGCAGCAGTTGAGGCTTTCGCCCTGACAAAGAGCTACGGACGCGGCGATACAGGTGTCATGGCCCTGAACGAGGTATCGGTGGGCTTCGACGCCGGCAAGTTCACCGCAATCATGGGCCCTTCGGG
This genomic stretch from Micrococcaceae bacterium Sec5.1 harbors:
- a CDS encoding 3-isopropylmalate dehydrogenase, with amino-acid sequence MSASSINLAVIPGDGIGPEVIAEAVKVLEKAVAAEGVALEQTHYKLGAQHWLETGETLPDEVLADLRTRDAILFGAVGAAPGDTRIPSGIIEREMLLKLRFSLDHYVNLRPSRLYGTVGSPLANPGIIDFIVVREGTEGPYVGNGGTLRGGTPHEVATEVSLNTAHGVERVVRDAFRRASERPRKHVTLVHKHNVLVFAGHLWKRTVEAVASEFPEVTHDYLHIDAATIFMVTDPSRFDVIVTDNLFGDILTDLAAAVTGGIGLAASGNINMDRTAPSMFEPVHGSAPDIAGQQKADPTAAILSAVLLLDHLGYTTAARKIEAAVVADVESRTGEPRTTAAIGDAIAAAL
- a CDS encoding fumarylacetoacetate hydrolase family protein — encoded protein: MRIARFVVDSDPLYGVVEGEPGSEEITVINGDPFFNGVERTHTKHKLEDVRLLAPIIPRSKVIGVGRNFAEHAAELGNEVPQHPLLFLKPNTSVIGPNDPIVLPEFSDEVSFEAELCVIIGRICKDVPEERADDVIFGYTCGNDLTARDVQKTDLQWARAKGFDTSAPLGPWIETDLDHEDLSIKGRLNGELRQDGSTSQMIRGVRELVSIVSHAFTLLPGDVIMTGTPAGVGLVSEGDRFEVEIEGIGRLSNPVVRR
- a CDS encoding MBL fold metallo-hydrolase, whose amino-acid sequence is METSNDSPAGDYTSSRAGTSALQRSSGLTRFRLAPNPGPMSLDGTNSYVIGTADSGHVAVVDPGPEDEGHLAELAASGAVDVVLITHRHADHTAASARFHELTGAPVRAAAAEYCHGGDPLVDGEVLHAGGVEIRVLATPGHTSDSLCFHLPADGPAGSVLTGDTILGRGTTVLDYPDGRLGDYLASLDRLESLGPATLLPAHGPVLAALDAKCREYREHRHQRLDQIRAALAQLGQDAPIAAVTDAVYPDVDPSVRWAAETSVAAQLDYLRS
- a CDS encoding response regulator transcription factor codes for the protein MLEHPAPIRVVLVDDQHLVRSGFGMLINSQPDLQVVAEAGNGIEAVQALSATTADVVLMDVRMPGMDGIEATRRILEQAAGQPSGSQRAEVKIVVLTTFDLDEYALAAIQAGASGFLLKDAPPEELLEAIRTVYRGDAVIAPSTTRRLLDHVAPLLRKQTSEQSGHAAAVERLTAREREVFQLIAQGQSNPEIAAGLFLSEATVKTHVGHILAKLGARDRVQVVVIAYETGVVAPGS
- a CDS encoding histidine kinase, which codes for MDRRHEIYEWFRINRFKVDMTAMCLLVLLFGPVYLVADRPLLFFISCGLLLPLAWRRTRPVVAAAVVVLVCLIQWSVGAEPVAGQIAVPLVIYATAAYGPAWASRTVLLLGLLGGVMLTTREYSSPAESGIMGLTIGALYTVLIWMLVLVSWTLGDLTRVRRLQLQALEDRTRRLEIEQQQERQLAAADERSHIAREMHDIVAHSLSVIITQADGARYAAAAKPELATEALATIAATGRDSLGEMRRLLGVLRSDQEAPTRPQPRLSDLDELLLGFRAARLKVSFEQLGTPRRALPAGAELTAYRIIQEALTNVVKHAGPQADASVILTWQSRGLELNIADDGRGAAADPPTSGGGNGLRGMAERISLYDGSLTAGPLQGGGFRVSAFIPYSEA
- a CDS encoding branched-chain amino acid aminotransferase: MTQTAHGVEFSQQLSETPKSAEERAAVLANPGFGDYFTDHTAVVDYKVDADGNGGWQNARIEPYGPISLDPSAAVLHYGQEIFEGLKAYRHADGSVWTFRPEANATRLNKSARRLALPELPEEYFLGAIRELVQADKEWVPSGDGEALYLRPFMIATEAFLGVRAAREVSFRVIASPAGNYFGGELKPVSIWISREYARAGRGGTGAAKCGGNYAASLIAQQEAEANGCKQVLFLDHFNDDAVEELGGMNVFFVMKDGSLVTPALTGTILEGVTRSSVIQVAKDMDREVSERKITLDEWRDGVASGDIVEVFACGTAAVITPIGVLKDATEFIGSEDAKAGETTMAIRQQLLGIQTGTVEDTHGWLTRLV